Proteins encoded within one genomic window of Anabaena sphaerica FACHB-251:
- a CDS encoding leucine-rich repeat domain-containing protein, protein MADAKLLQIIKQAARDGVTELDLKSNQLESLPAEIGQLTNLQSLNLRSNELSSLPAEIGQLTNLQSLNLSYNELESLPEEIGQLTNLESLNLRSNELESLPQEIGQLTNLQDLCLNNNYFRSLPEEIGQLTNLRYLFLSENQLRSLPGEIGRLINLKCLYLNNNKLSNLPGEIGQLTNLRYLFLDNNYLSSLPSEIGQLTNLQDLHLNNNKLSSLPEEIGQLTDLQYLDIGENELSSIPPEIGQLSNLQTLYLFKNELSSIPPEIGQLSNLQTLNLSDNQLSSLPPETVELTNLKYLQINNNQLSSLP, encoded by the coding sequence ATGGCTGATGCAAAACTACTACAGATAATTAAACAAGCAGCAAGAGATGGTGTAACAGAACTTGACCTCAAAAGTAATCAACTCGAAAGTCTACCAGCGGAAATAGGACAACTCACCAACCTTCAATCCCTCAACCTCAGAAGCAATGAACTCAGCAGTCTACCAGCGGAAATAGGACAACTCACTAACCTTCAATCCCTCAACCTCAGTTACAATGAACTTGAAAGTCTGCCAGAGGAAATAGGACAACTCACCAACCTAGAATCCCTCAACCTCAGAAGTAATGAACTCGAAAGTCTGCCCCAGGAAATAGGACAACTTACCAACCTCCAAGACCTCTGCCTCAACAACAATTACTTCAGAAGTCTACCAGAGGAAATAGGACAACTCACCAACCTCCGATACCTATTCCTCAGTGAAAATCAACTCAGAAGTCTGCCAGGGGAAATAGGACGACTCATCAACCTCAAATGCCTCTATCTCAATAACAATAAACTCAGCAATCTGCCAGGGGAAATAGGCCAACTCACCAACCTCCGATACCTATTCCTCGACAACAATTACCTCAGCAGTCTACCATCAGAAATAGGCCAACTCACCAACCTCCAAGACCTCCACCTCAACAACAATAAACTCAGCAGTCTGCCAGAGGAAATAGGACAACTCACTGACCTCCAATACCTTGACATCGGTGAAAATGAACTCAGCAGTATTCCACCGGAAATAGGACAACTCTCCAACCTGCAAACCCTCTACCTCTTTAAAAATGAACTCAGCAGTATTCCACCGGAAATAGGACAACTTTCCAACCTGCAAACCCTCAATCTCAGTGACAATCAACTCAGCAGTCTGCCACCGGAAACAGTCGAACTTACCAATCTGAAATACCTCCAGATCAACAACAATCAACTCAGCAGTCTACCATAA